GCGTTCCAGACCAACGCGGAAATGATGAACACCGCCAAGCAAATGATGCAGAAGGTCCTGACCCTGGGTCAGTAAGCGCTGAGGAAGCACGATGAGCATCGATAACAGCAGCATCAACGGCGCCAACTCCGTACTGGATCAGTACTCGGTCAAGAACCAGAGCAGCGGCACCACCGGCAAGAACAACCTTGGCAAGGACGAGTTCCTCAAGTTGCTGGTGGCGCAGATGAACAACCAGGACCCGATGTCGCCCCAGGAAAACGGCGAGTTCATCGCCCAGCTCGCGCAGTTCAGTACTGTGGAAGGCATCCAGTCGCTGAACAGCAGCATGGACAGCATCCTCTCCAACTACCAGTCGTCCCAGGCCCTGCAGGCCTCGTCGCTGGTGGGGCGCAAGGTCATCGTGCCGACGGACAAGTCGATGGTGGATACCGCCGAGACCTTCAAGGGCACCTACACCCTGCCGATTTCCACGGCCAACAGTTGGGTCAACATCTATGACGACAAGGGCACTCTGGTGAACCGCGTCGAGATGGGCCAGCAGACCGCCGGCAACGTCAACTTCATGTGGGACGGCAAGGACTCCAGCGGCAACCTCATGCCGCCTGGACGCTACAAGTTCGAGGCGCAGACCAACTACGAAGGCCAGACCTACGGCCTGACCACCTTCCTGCCGGCCAACGTCGACAGCGTGACCCTCGGGCAGAACGGCGGCGAGCTGACGCTGAATCTCGCCGGGCTGGGCAGCATCGGCCTGTCCAAAGTGCAGATCATCGGTCAGTAACGGACCAGGCCGGGAGCCTTCGAGCCAGCGCGGCCCAATGGGCGCACAGAAGCTCGTGAACAGATTCGAGTCGGCGACACCGACAAGGAGAAAAGCATGTCTTTCAATATCGGACTCAGTGGCATCAAGGCCGCTTCCAGCGACCTGAACACCACCGGCAACAACATCGCCAACGCCAGCACCGTCGGCTTCAAACAGTCGCGCTCGGAGTTCTCCGATGTCTATGCCGCCTCCGTGCTGGGTACCGGCAAGAACCCGGTCGGTAGCGGCGTACTGCTGTCCAATGTCTCGCAACTGTTCAACCAGGGCACCATCGATTCCACGCAGAACGCGCTGGACATGGCGATCAACGGCAACGGCTTCTTCGTCACCAGCAACAACGGTTCGATCAACTACACCCGTGCCGGCTACTTCGGTACCGACAAGAATGGTTTCGTGGTCGACAACAACGGCTACCGTCTGCAGGGCTATCCGGTGAATGCCCAGGGGCAGTTGCAGAACGGCGTGGTCGGCGACCTGCGCATCGAAACCTCCAACCAGGCGCCGAAGGCCACCACCCAGATCACCCAGACCTTCAACCTGAACTCGACCAACACCACGCCGACG
The Pseudomonas triclosanedens DNA segment above includes these coding regions:
- the flgD gene encoding flagellar hook assembly protein FlgD — translated: MSIDNSSINGANSVLDQYSVKNQSSGTTGKNNLGKDEFLKLLVAQMNNQDPMSPQENGEFIAQLAQFSTVEGIQSLNSSMDSILSNYQSSQALQASSLVGRKVIVPTDKSMVDTAETFKGTYTLPISTANSWVNIYDDKGTLVNRVEMGQQTAGNVNFMWDGKDSSGNLMPPGRYKFEAQTNYEGQTYGLTTFLPANVDSVTLGQNGGELTLNLAGLGSIGLSKVQIIGQ